The DNA sequence AACGATGCCCATTACACTCTTTTATACAATGGCAACTCAGACTTTCAAATACCTGCGGGAACCACTCAGATAGGCTCGTTTATCGAACATGGGGATGTAGCTAAATTAACCGAAGACATACCGGCAGAAGGAGCGAGCTGGGTATTGTATTTTAAAACCGAGGTACCGGTAGAAAGCGCCAACGCGCAAACATCCTACACCATAACCTTGCGCGACGAAGGAGGCGTTGTTTCGGACAGCGTTACCCAAGATCTAGAAAAGAAATTTAAAGTTGAATTTGATGCAAACGGCGGAAATTACACGCCCAATACTCAATATATACTAAAGGGTGATAAGGTAACAAAGCCGTCACCGAATCCTGAAAGACCGGGTCATATCTTCGGCGGCTGGTATACTGACACCTCGTATTTAACACAATGGGACTTTGGCAGCAATACGGTAACAAGTAATATGAGGCTCTATGCAAAGTGGACGGAGGCGAATTACACCGTAAAATTCAGAGTTGCGGATGGAGAAGGAACATTGAAGGGAAGCTACGACGACGGCTCCTATCACAGCCAGACGGCTCAAAAAGACGGTGGTGAGGTAAAGCTTGAGAACGTTCCGCATGGGACGCAGGTAACCTTTACCGCAACGCCTACAGATCCAAACCAATACAAGGTTGGAGACTGGACTTGTACAGTTTCGGCAGACTTTACAGGAGCAAGCGGAAGCCAGACTGCCACGCTTACCGTAAAGGCAGATACAACTGTAACCGTACAATTTGTACAGCTTAAAGCCCTAACCCTGAATACGCTTAAAATACACGGACAAGACGCTAAAAGCGGTTCCGTTACACTGCCTTATGGCGTAACTAAAGTGGAGCAAAGCGATATAACACTTGAGTTTAGCGGACATCCGGGTATTCCGTTTACCGTAACTCCTACATTGCCGCTTAACTTAATGCCGGGAGAGACTAGAAACATTATCATAAATGTTGCGGCAAGTCCGGGCAATTACCCTGCGTGGTCAAAGACGGTAAGTATAACCTGCTCAAAAAACAATGTTGCAAACTTAACAAGTTTTAAGCTTAATGGAGAAACCAAAACAGCTCCTTTTGCAGGCGAATACACGGTAGCTTCCGATACGGCAACAGTAACGGACTTTACTTTTGATTCCGCCAGCACAGGAGCAACGGCAAGCGTAGCTCCTCAAGGAGCCGTAACCATTCCCGAAGGGACGGGAAAAAGTTTTACAATCACGGTAAAAGCTCAAGACGGTACTGTAAAACAGACCATAACGTTTACCGTAAAACGCAAAGAATACACCGTAAACTACAGCGTAGCGGGCGGACAAGGCAAGATTCAAGCCAATTCAGACGCTCCGGCAACAAACAGCAGCGTTTCAGTTGTGCACAACGGAAGCGTAACCTTTACCGCTCATCCCGATAATGGCTGGGAAGTAGACAGCTGGAAAGTTGACGGCATCACAGTATCAGGTCAAACGGGTACAACCTATACCCTTTCCAATGTAACCGGCAATAAAACCGTAACGGTCAAGTTTAAACCAGGCGTATTCGATTTAGCAGGCGGCCCCGATGCGTGGAAGCGCCTTAAAAAAGAAGTTGAAAAAACGGAAGGCGCCCATACCATCACTATCAGCGGGGAAATAACGGCAACGAACGACCCGGACAATAACGGAAAAATTAGTATCCGCAGAGAACTTATTATCAAGAGCAGCGGCTCTTCCGCCTCTTTGAATGCAAGCAATCTGTCGGGTATTTTTGATGTGAACAACAAGCTCACCCTTGAAAATATAACGCTTAAAAACGGCACAGAGCCCGGAAACCGCACAGGCGCCGGCGCATACGTAAACAGCACGCTCATTATGAAAGGCTCAAGCGCTATCACCAACTGCTCGGCGCACAAAGGCGGCGGCGTATACGTAAACAACGGTACGCTCATTATGCAAGACTCAAGCGCTATCACTAACTGCGAGGCAAATGATGGCGGCGGCGTATACGTAGCCGGCACATTCGAGATGAAAGGCAATGCAATCGTTACCCCCTCTACCGGCGGCGATGAAAACGTAAAGGGTAAAAACGACGTCTATTTAGCATCCGGCAAAAGCATTGACGTAACCGGCGCATTGAGCCACCACCCCGCCGCACGGATAACGCCTAACAGCTATACCGACGGCAGAGTCCTTGCAACGGGCGCTGCCGAAAAAGCAAACTTTACGGTAACGCCTAAAAACGGCAACGAACACTGGCGGTATAAAAAGAAGGACGGCGTTATAAAGTTTGTACCGGCAACACTGACGGTTACCTTTGTGAAAATAAAATGTGTTGAAGAACATGATGCCGGCCCTTCGGCAGAATATTACTGGCAGATGAAAGTTAACGGAGAGATGATAAGCGAAATCGAGGACCAAAGTGGCCAGTATTGGGTTGCGGGAGATGGTGATCATAAAGATATCGACGCAAGTTTTACCCGTAAATTCAACTTTTTCTCTTTAAATGAAACGATACCGGTAAATATCGAAATCTGGGAAGACGACAACGATGGCGATGACCATATCGGTACGACTGATGCAAAGCTGATGTATCATTACAATGCTGACGCATGGCAATGGGGGTATAGAGATTCTGGCCATGAGAACGGAAACCAAGGAGTAAATATTTATAAACAGATTAATGAAGGCTCTGCCAATGAAGTGGAATTTACGGAACAATACCGGCACAGCGAAGGCGACACCGATGTTACGATTAAAATAAGCTGGAAAGAGTAATGCAATTGGTAATTTGGTTTAATTGATAATGTATAATTAATAAAGTATAATTAATAATTGTTTGGGGAATTGATGTGAAGAAAAATTATGTAAAAACAGTACTCTGTGTGCCGGTGTTTTTGTGGATTATGGGAGCTTCCGTTCTTTTTGCCCAAGAGGTAAAAGCGGTTAAATTAAAAAAACCGCTAAGGCCGCAAAGTTCGCAAAGAGGAAAGTAAACAATACTTCAAACAAAGCTCCCCTTAAATTCCTTTGCGCTCTTAGTGCCCCTTGCGGTTAAATTAAAAGAAACCGCAAAGGCCGCAAGGAACGCCAAGGGAAAATTAAAGAATGTGTTATCAAATTGCCATCAAAATTCTTTGCGCTCTTAGCGTCCCTTGCGGTTAAATTAAAAGAAACCGCAAAGGCCGTAAGGAACGCCAAGTGCCGGTTTGGAAATTGCCGATTAATCCGCTGTGTTATGGTTGCTAGGGTGTTTAATAAACGTACCTCCTCTATTATACACTACGGTAGCTTGACTACTGTGATTACCCGTTATCTGACCGCTATTCCAGTTTACTGTTGGGCCGTAGCTGTTAAACTTCTCGATAGCTATGGCTGTTCCATGGCACTCAGTGCCAGCTACTTTTATATGACCTGATATTTTAGGACTGATATTATCGGCAGCACCGGCTTCTCCTATTGTCAGCGTCGATGCTCCTTTAATATATATACCTACGCCGTAGCATTCTGTCGTTATAGTGGAGCTGGCTGCTTTTGTATAAGAGTTATTTTTAATCTCGGTTTGTCCTTTTATAATCGTAGTCGAGCCAATTCCAAGCCATAAGCCGCAACCCTGAGGTATACAATTTGGGGAACTATTTGACCCTGTACAATCTATTTTATTATAACTTATTGAGCCGCCGATTATAAAAACTTTTACATTTTGATTTGGTATCACAATACCTGCCCCACAGTATGTCCCTACAGAGTCGGTTATTTTAATCGTGTTATATTCTACCCTCGTATTTACAAGTGTTAAGATGCTGTTTTGACAGTTATCGGAAACATATATACCCGCTCCGTAGCCATTTCTAATTTTACCGTTTTTAATAATTAGGTTTTTTAATGTGAGTTTAATATTTGATTCGTCCATTTCGAAGACACGGTGCTTATTATCGGCATTTAAAGTAGTGTAGCTGTCGGTACCGATTATTGTCAAGTTTTTTGTAACCTTTAGAGGGACGGTGGTAATGTCGGCTTTGATACTCTGATTAAATTTAATTGTATCACCGGAGTCAGCACCATTGATAGCACCTTGAAGCTCATTCCAGGTACTTATTGCAGCTTGATGTATCTTACTCAATACAGCCTTATTCTCTTCATGTTTAAGATTGATGACAAATCTATTATCGAGAAGTTTAAATTTTCCTATGTCCTCCTCTGTGAGGGTATAATTATTATCGCTTGTAATAACCTCCTTATTTTTAAAAAAGTCTATATTATAATATTTTATATTGATAGGTCGCTGAATCTTCGGCTCTTTTAAATAAAACTTTGCATAGTCGTAGACGATTCTTTCAATATATATTTGATTATCAGAATCAAACGTTATCCTATCTTCCATGTGTAATTTACTGTTGCCTACTAAGTAGAAGTCTTTTCCTGTATTATTGGTTGCCGTATTAAATTGTATGGTAACTTTTTTAAGATATATATCCGAACCCTTTCCATATATTGCACCTCCGGTTTCAGCCTTTCCTTTACTAAGCTTTATATTTTCAGGCTTAAGGAGGGCGTTGGTATTTACATAGAAAATGCGGTTTTTATTGTCTGCATCAAGACTTGCATTATTTTTACCCACTATGTGTACATCGTTGTTTATGAGAATTTGGCCTTTGTTATTGTCAGCATCTGTAGCTTTTATTGTACCGTCAATTTTTATTGCACTCCGTTTAGTTACAGCCGTCTTAAGAATTCCCCATACAGGTACTGCAGAGTGTTGTGCTTTTATTGTATTAAAAACCTTGTAATGGTAGGTTTGTTTTTTACTTTGAGGAAAGCCGCCGTCTTCTGCCCAAAGTTCAAGTGTATAAGCTGCTCCATCCTCATTTGCGGTAAGACTTATTTGTGAAGGATTCGATACAGGAGTACCGTTTAGCTTAGCCTTTATCACAACTCCGCTGCCGTAATTTCCGAAAGCTTCCAATTTTATCTCATCTTTGTATGCCGTGTAAATTTGTATTGGGTTTGAGGATGATGAGTTTGTCTTATTTATATCGGTAATTATATCGCTTCCGGTTGAGTAAATACCTGTATTAATATAATCAGTAGGATCAGTTATCCTATTAAGCTTAATTGTAGGATAGGGCAACTGCGTTCCTGATGTTATCTGATTAGATTGAAGACCTTTTCTATCCGCTAACCGGATTGTATAGTTTACTGCTGCACCTGTATCTACTTTAATATCGGTTTTATATCGGATTACCCAATCGGCACTTACTGCAAGAGGTATAGAAGAACCGTCCAAGGTTGATAGACTGCTGCTTCCTACAAAATTATCATCGTGACTAAAGTCCGATGCCCCGAAGGTAAGACTATAGGGTGCCGGTTGAGGGGCATCTCCTTTTCTTATTAATATTTTTAGTTTGTTGTCGGAACCATCATTGCCGTCGCCGTGTAAAAACTGTGAGCCGTTTATTATTGCGTTAATGTTTTCACCCTTCAAGCATAAAACATAGTATGACGGATTGCCGTTTGTTTTTAATAAGGCTATTTGTTCAAGATTGGGAGGCGAGGTATTTACTCTCAACTTAAAGGAGTGAGTTAAAAATTTTCTGCCTTCTTTATTATAAATAGTTATTTCAGGGTTTAAGTCATATCTACCCCATTCGTTTTTCTTTAGAAAGGCTTCTTTTAAGGTAAGCTTGAGCTCCTTAGAACCATTTCGAGTAAGAGTGTAATCCGTGCTGTACTCGGGGGGGGGAGCCCGAGCCTGAGCCTATTGTTCCGCTCCCGAATCTCACTATATCGGAAGGGGCTCCTGAATCTTCAGGTGTCTGTATGACATAGTTTTGCGGATTTGTAAGTTTTATGGTTATGGTTTTGTCTGCATCGCTTGTAAGACAAGGATAGCCGTTGCTGTCCTGCTCGGTAGAGGGGATAATGGTATCCGTAACAAAAACCCTTGATGACCAATACTTAAAGTCTTTTTCGATATCGTCTAAAAACTGTTTACAGCCTGCAAAAAGAATAAATAAAATTCCTATAATTAAAAACAATCTTTTACGCATATTTTCCCTCCTGTCAGAAGCCAAATTGCAAATTGTTAGTTCGTTGTAGGTTTCTATTAAACGGCCTTCCTCTCTTTTATTGTAAACCATTTTACCGCAAAAGTATATAGTTTGCACAGTATAATTGTAAAAAAAATATAATTATTTTTAAATTGCCGTATTGAACTTTTAGGGCTTTTTGAGTATAATTCTTTCTTGTTGATCCGTTAGCTCAGTTGGATAGAGCGGCTGCCTCCTAAGCAGCAGGTCGGACGTTCGAATCGTCTACGGGTCATTTTTTTAATTCGTGCAGGGCATCAAATGGATAGATTCCTTTAACATCCGTAAGCACTACATTATCGAGCGATGAACCGAAGATTACCGGCGTATCTCCGCCCATAAATTCCGAAATAACCTGCCTGCAGGCTCCGCAGGGGCTTACGGGATAGTCCGCATCGGGCGTTGCAATAGCGATGGCCTTAAAATCCGTTTTTCCTTCAGAAACCGCTTTAAATATTGCAGTCCGCTCTGCACAGTTTGTAAGGCCGTACGAGCGGTTTTCTACATTTACACCCGTTACAATCGAATCGTCTTTTAACAAAATAGCCGCTCCTACATGAAAATTGGAGTAGGGGGCATAGGCATTTTTTGCAGCCTTAAGGGCTTTTTTGAATAAGTTTTCTAACTGACTTGAAATTTCCATAAAAGTAGTATATCATACTTTCTATGTTATTTAAAGGAAAAAATAAATTTATTTTTATCGGTGTAATAATTCTTCTTGTTATATATATTTTTGCCGCTGCCGTTCCCATGCGGAAGGATATTTACTTGATGCCTAAGTGGTCTTCGCCTATGCCTAAGGTTCAAACCGGACAAATTTATTTCGGAGAGGCGGGGGCATCCGCCGATGAACTTAAACAAAAATTTGCCGGAAAAACTCCGGTTCCTTTTTCTTTGGGCAATTTGTTCGGGTATTTTACTGAGGACGGCGAAATTTTGAGGGCCGAAGCTGCGGAAGAAAGATTCAGCGCTTCCTTTTATGCTTGGACAAAATATTCTCAAAAGCCTCTTTTTACGGATATTTATAAGCCTGAGGAATTCGATTTGGAAAAGCCTTTTTTGCGTATCGATAAGCCCGGCTATGTTTATCTCGACAAGGATAGAATCTTTTTGTTTGAGCCTGAAGGTTCTTCTATTTCAGAATATGATAATACCGGTAAAAAATTATGGAACTATACCCATACCTTTCCTATAACGGCTTTTCAGTCATCTAAGGCCGGCTGTGTTGTAGGTCATTCGGACGGGCTTTTAGTATGCCTCGATTCCGAGGGAAACACTCTTTTTAGTTTTTACCCCGGAGGCAGCACCTATCAGGCGATAATGGGGGCTGCAATTTCGGAAGACGGAAAACAGGTTCTCTGCTTATGCGGTCTTGACAAGCAAAGGGTTGTGCTTATAAATATTTCGGGCCGTCAGCATAAAATAGTATATCACTCATATTTTGAAGAAGACTTAAGAAGACAGGCCTTTGCTTCATTTGATAAAGCGGGGCATTTTGCCGTTTTTGAATCCGCTGAAGGAATAGGTATTATTGATTGTAGAAATTTAACTCTTTCGATTCTAAAAGAAGAAGGTTTTATTGCAGGCTTGGGATTTCAAGATAAAAACGCCTTACTTACGGTGCTTCTTCAAAAAGATGATGAATGTTCTCTTTTGTTGATAGACCCTCCCGATTTGATGATGGGAAAAACGAAATTTAAGTCTGAAAATGCCTTTTTAATTCAAAAGGAAAATAAAATCTACATAGGTACCGATGAAAAGATTAGTGCATTGGATATACGGGGGCTTTAAATGAAAAAAAATCTTTATATATTTTTGTTCTTTATGACTTTTTTATACTCTTATTCCTTTGAATGGCCTGTAGAAAATCCTTTGCTTTTGCGTTTATTTGCTCAAAGGGATGAGGCTTCCGTTTCACAGTCTTTGGTGTTTAAAGAAGTTGATACGGTTAGGGCTTCGGGCTACGGTAAACACATAATAAGTATCGAGGAAAAAAATAGCAGCCGCTTTTTCCCAAGCACCTTGGGAAACGCTCTTGTCTTTATAGATGATGAGGGGCTTCAAAGTATTTATGCAAATCTTTCCGATACGGATTTATTTACATCCAGAAAAGAAACCGAAGCCGGTTCTATTTTAGGATATGCAGGAAAATCGGCATGGACTGAAGAAAAGAGTTTGATTTTTCAGGTTGCGGACGTCCGAAACAATGTTTTAATAAACCCTCTTTTATTTATGCCTGAGATTGAAGAAAAAACGGAGCCTCAAATTCAAAATACCGTTTTAATAAACGGTGATAAGCAGACAATCAGTTTGGAAACTGTAAAAAAAATAAAACAAGGTTCCTATGACCTTTATTCTTCAATCTCCGATTCAGCCGAAAAAGGGGGTCCGCAGCTTGCTCCTTTTAGAATTACGGTTTCAATTAACGGAATGAATATATCGGATCTTCCCTTTGAGGTTTTGAGCTCAGACGGTAAAGACCTTTATTTGCAAAATAAAAAATCGTCTTTATCCCTTTTATATGAAAAAGAAGGTACGATGCATTTGGGAAAAATAAATTTACCTTCAGGAAAGATTGAGCTTATAATTACCGTCCTCGACAAAAGCGGAAATCAAAAAAAGGCTTCTTTTATTTTTCAGGTAGAATAGATTTTTAAAATCATGTTATTTTAAAATAAGGCTATTCTTTCCATTTCTTTTTTTATATCGATGTCCCAATATTCCAAACAGATAGGACAGTTGAGCCCGTGTTTTTCTAACAGCTTAGACAGGTTTATAAAGTCTTCTTTTGAAACGGGGTTGTGTAGATCGCTTTTTCCGTCATTGGAATGAAGATGCATGTAGGCTATGTGTTTTTGATTATTGGAAAACCAGTTTTCGATTTTTTCGCCCGAAACCAGAGCATGTCCCCAATCGAGGTTTAATTTTACTTGAGGCAGGGCG is a window from the Treponema denticola genome containing:
- a CDS encoding InlB B-repeat-containing protein; translated protein: MRKRLTFLKTLITAVAVIVLFTACEQFLKDPEDFLSYWASEAFIKDHSIGSAHRPDGAGVPCVGSSERVDITLTVHNPKNFPLVMPISSAPAGIVEFKELSPQPEAETDYELKPTGSGMLKLTYKPSLLQKYEQGSGSLNPTITLKAKDGRVFKQTYTFGIKSNTPPPKPKEIIIAKTNTSPSKYVLCLKFNSTEMTKTVAMNSGTVPVHKDIAKITINDAHYTLLYNGNSDFQIPAGTTQIGSFIEHGDVAKLTEDIPAEGASWVLYFKTEVPVESANAQTSYTITLRDEGGVVSDSVTQDLEKKFKVEFDANGGNYTPNTQYILKGDKVTKPSPNPERPGHIFGGWYTDTSYLTQWDFGSNTVTSNMRLYAKWTEANYTVKFRVADGEGTLKGSYDDGSYHSQTAQKDGGEVKLENVPHGTQVTFTATPTDPNQYKVGDWTCTVSADFTGASGSQTATLTVKADTTVTVQFVQLKALTLNTLKIHGQDAKSGSVTLPYGVTKVEQSDITLEFSGHPGIPFTVTPTLPLNLMPGETRNIIINVAASPGNYPAWSKTVSITCSKNNVANLTSFKLNGETKTAPFAGEYTVASDTATVTDFTFDSASTGATASVAPQGAVTIPEGTGKSFTITVKAQDGTVKQTITFTVKRKEYTVNYSVAGGQGKIQANSDAPATNSSVSVVHNGSVTFTAHPDNGWEVDSWKVDGITVSGQTGTTYTLSNVTGNKTVTVKFKPGVFDLAGGPDAWKRLKKEVEKTEGAHTITISGEITATNDPDNNGKISIRRELIIKSSGSSASLNASNLSGIFDVNNKLTLENITLKNGTEPGNRTGAGAYVNSTLIMKGSSAITNCSAHKGGGVYVNNGTLIMQDSSAITNCEANDGGGVYVAGTFEMKGNAIVTPSTGGDENVKGKNDVYLASGKSIDVTGALSHHPAARITPNSYTDGRVLATGAAEKANFTVTPKNGNEHWRYKKKDGVIKFVPATLTVTFVKIKCVEEHDAGPSAEYYWQMKVNGEMISEIEDQSGQYWVAGDGDHKDIDASFTRKFNFFSLNETIPVNIEIWEDDNDGDDHIGTTDAKLMYHYNADAWQWGYRDSGHENGNQGVNIYKQINEGSANEVEFTEQYRHSEGDTDVTIKISWKE
- a CDS encoding cytidine deaminase, producing the protein MEISSQLENLFKKALKAAKNAYAPYSNFHVGAAILLKDDSIVTGVNVENRSYGLTNCAERTAIFKAVSEGKTDFKAIAIATPDADYPVSPCGACRQVISEFMGGDTPVIFGSSLDNVVLTDVKGIYPFDALHELKK